Proteins encoded in a region of the Streptomyces sp. NBC_00310 genome:
- a CDS encoding PucR family transcriptional regulator: protein MAAPTPPHGVPDGPGAASVPPELAKLLRDQLEAVADEVEEEVRRQVPEYARPADGAYRAQLRSGVVQALTLFVDHIADPRGQGAAITATYYELGRGEALEGRGLDALQSALRVGGLHAWRLMGRTAEELGLDSSVVAALGELAFQTVHEVAEAAASGFAEAQLRSTDELERRRRRLLDLLLGDRPVAPEAVQDLAHGARWSVPRQVAVVALAAAPDQREADRPLAAAGALVDMESRPPRMLVPDPDGSGRFGGRAFTLALRGRPAAIGPTVPLGEAARSLHWATRALGLMGRGILPRQGVVRCADHLSTLLLYSDEPMLAHLQSRVLAPLDAVAEGPRGRLAETLLAWLLGGSNVPDVAARLHIHPQTVRYRLRQLEKLFGEALHDPGTRLDLILALRAEALRDDDTFTA from the coding sequence TTGGCTGCCCCCACCCCGCCGCACGGTGTGCCGGACGGTCCCGGCGCCGCCTCTGTGCCGCCCGAACTCGCCAAACTGCTGCGCGACCAGTTGGAGGCCGTCGCCGACGAGGTGGAGGAGGAGGTGCGCAGACAGGTCCCGGAGTACGCCCGGCCGGCGGACGGGGCGTATCGCGCACAGCTCAGATCGGGGGTCGTCCAGGCGCTGACCCTGTTCGTCGACCACATCGCCGATCCGCGCGGCCAGGGTGCCGCGATCACCGCGACCTACTACGAACTCGGGCGCGGCGAGGCCCTGGAGGGTCGCGGTCTGGACGCGTTGCAGTCGGCGCTACGGGTCGGGGGTCTGCACGCCTGGCGGCTGATGGGCCGTACGGCGGAGGAACTGGGCCTGGACTCCTCGGTGGTGGCCGCGCTCGGCGAACTCGCTTTCCAGACGGTGCACGAGGTCGCCGAGGCGGCCGCATCCGGCTTTGCGGAGGCCCAGCTGCGCAGCACCGACGAGTTGGAGCGACGGCGCAGGCGGCTGCTCGATCTGCTGCTGGGAGACCGGCCGGTGGCCCCGGAGGCGGTGCAGGATCTGGCGCACGGCGCCCGGTGGTCGGTGCCGCGGCAGGTGGCGGTGGTCGCGCTGGCGGCGGCCCCGGACCAGCGGGAGGCGGACCGGCCGTTGGCCGCGGCGGGGGCGCTGGTGGACATGGAGTCCCGGCCGCCCCGGATGCTGGTGCCCGACCCGGACGGTTCCGGCCGTTTCGGCGGCCGGGCGTTCACGCTCGCGCTGCGCGGCCGGCCCGCCGCGATCGGCCCGACGGTCCCGCTCGGCGAGGCGGCCCGTTCCCTGCACTGGGCCACCCGTGCGCTCGGGCTGATGGGGCGCGGCATCCTGCCCCGGCAGGGCGTGGTGCGTTGCGCCGACCATCTGTCGACGCTGCTGCTGTACAGCGACGAACCGATGCTCGCCCACCTCCAGTCGCGGGTGCTGGCCCCGCTGGACGCCGTCGCCGAGGGGCCGCGCGGCCGGCTCGCCGAGACCCTTCTGGCGTGGCTGCTCGGCGGCAGCAACGTGCCTGATGTCGCCGCCCGCCTCCACATCCACCCGCAGACGGTCCGCTACCGCCTGCGGCAGCTGGAGAAGCTCTTCGGCGAGGCCCTGCACGACCCCGGTACCCGCCTCGACCTCATCCTCGCCCTGCGCGCGGAGGCATTGCGGGACGACGACACGTTCACCGCATAA
- a CDS encoding cutinase family protein, with protein MRIRLCLAALSLAGGAGLATVSVPTATAAACTDIDVVSARGTFEPGTLGFIVGDPVYSALQKKLTGKSLSSYKVNYPADLSLTSAAQGNADLVNHVRSQAAACPNQRFILVGYSQGANVVDNSIGISSAGAVVGSPIVATIPAALEPKVSSVLLFGNPIRAIGKSVTGIYQSRTIDFCAAGDPVCENGGGDTGAHLSYRANADAAAAFAATKV; from the coding sequence ATGCGTATCCGCTTGTGCCTCGCCGCGCTCTCGCTGGCCGGCGGGGCCGGACTGGCCACCGTCTCGGTACCCACGGCCACGGCCGCGGCCTGCACGGACATCGACGTCGTCTCAGCTCGCGGCACGTTCGAGCCGGGCACGCTCGGCTTCATCGTCGGCGACCCCGTGTATTCCGCGCTGCAGAAGAAACTCACGGGCAAATCCCTGTCCAGCTACAAGGTGAACTATCCCGCGGACCTTTCCCTCACCTCGGCCGCGCAGGGAAACGCGGACCTGGTGAACCACGTCAGGAGCCAGGCCGCCGCCTGTCCGAACCAGCGTTTCATCCTGGTCGGCTATTCGCAGGGCGCGAACGTCGTCGACAACTCCATCGGCATCAGCAGCGCCGGCGCGGTGGTCGGCAGCCCCATCGTGGCCACCATTCCCGCCGCGCTCGAACCGAAGGTCTCCTCGGTGCTGCTGTTCGGCAACCCGATCCGGGCCATCGGCAAGAGCGTCACCGGCATCTACCAGAGCCGCACCATCGACTTCTGCGCGGCCGGTGACCCGGTCTGCGAGAACGGTGGGGGCGACACGGGCGCGCACCTGAGCTACCGGGCGAACGCGGACGCGGCGGCGGCCTTCGCCGCGACCAAGGTCTGA
- a CDS encoding alpha/beta hydrolase has product MPDRTDPTHPMHPTAGLSRRSVARAAVATGLAALVGAATTGTAGATGRRSPVGRTRTNRAATAPAARTVTRLGPRTLDVSLPSAALGRNATVRLILPSSFAAQPARKYPVLYLLHGAHDDYTSWTRETDIEAFTAGRELIVAMPDAGPTGIPTAWRNGPDYETFQIREVPALLARDYRASGVRVVAGVSTGGYGAMAHAARHPGTFAAAASYSGILDTTAPGVPTLMDAIVARENLTPLSLWGNPILNVLTWRDFNPRSRAAGLRGTALYVSSGSGVIGGTGDWLPEALESALWPSAHAFTDTLALLRVPVTTHFYAGGGHSWAYWKREFTASWPMLAGALGVPA; this is encoded by the coding sequence ATGCCCGACCGCACCGACCCCACGCACCCCATGCACCCCACCGCCGGATTGTCCCGGCGCTCCGTCGCCAGGGCGGCGGTCGCCACCGGCCTGGCCGCCCTCGTCGGTGCCGCGACCACCGGCACCGCCGGGGCGACCGGTCGCCGGTCTCCCGTCGGCCGCACCCGCACCAACCGCGCTGCCACCGCCCCCGCCGCTCGGACCGTCACCCGCCTCGGCCCCCGTACCCTCGACGTCTCCCTCCCCTCCGCCGCCCTGGGGCGGAACGCGACGGTGCGGCTGATCCTCCCCTCGTCCTTCGCCGCGCAGCCCGCCCGGAAGTACCCCGTGCTGTATCTCCTCCACGGCGCGCACGACGACTACACGTCATGGACGCGGGAGACGGACATCGAGGCGTTCACGGCGGGCCGGGAGCTGATCGTGGCGATGCCGGACGCGGGGCCGACCGGCATACCCACCGCCTGGCGGAACGGCCCCGACTACGAGACGTTCCAGATCCGCGAGGTACCGGCGCTGCTCGCCCGTGACTACCGGGCGTCCGGGGTCCGGGTCGTCGCCGGTGTCTCGACCGGCGGCTACGGGGCGATGGCGCACGCGGCACGTCACCCGGGGACGTTCGCGGCGGCGGCCTCGTACAGCGGCATCCTCGACACCACGGCGCCCGGGGTGCCGACCCTGATGGACGCCATCGTGGCCCGCGAGAACCTGACGCCCCTGTCGCTGTGGGGCAACCCGATCCTGAACGTGCTCACCTGGCGGGACTTCAACCCGCGGTCCCGCGCGGCCGGACTGCGCGGCACCGCCCTGTACGTGTCGAGCGGCAGCGGAGTGATCGGCGGGACCGGCGACTGGCTCCCCGAGGCGCTGGAGAGCGCGCTGTGGCCGTCCGCGCACGCGTTCACGGACACGCTCGCGCTGCTGCGGGTCCCGGTGACCACCCATTTCTACGCGGGAGGAGGGCACAGCTGGGCCTACTGGAAGCGGGAGTTCACCGCGTCGTGGCCGATGCTCGCCGGTGCGCTGGGGGTGCCGGCGTGA